A DNA window from Pseudomonas sp. GD03919 contains the following coding sequences:
- a CDS encoding DUF2514 family protein produces MIAALADRATVLGIVAGLAFLAGWKVNGWRLGEGIAQGQVEAVTIVRVIERQQQGVADAEGQKGHDQLEELQRRAADAGAAADGLRKQASSLATQLATCNAGTAGERAAREDAAAVFVRVLGEMESEGRAMAEAADRARSAGLTCERVYDGVKAVADQK; encoded by the coding sequence ATGATTGCCGCCTTAGCTGATCGAGCGACCGTGCTGGGCATCGTCGCTGGGCTGGCCTTCCTGGCCGGCTGGAAGGTCAACGGCTGGCGGCTGGGCGAGGGGATCGCCCAGGGCCAGGTCGAGGCCGTCACCATCGTTCGCGTTATCGAGCGGCAACAACAGGGCGTCGCAGACGCAGAGGGGCAAAAGGGTCATGACCAACTTGAAGAGCTGCAGCGTCGTGCTGCTGATGCTGGGGCTGCTGCTGACGGGCTGCGCAAACAAGCCAGCAGCCTGGCCACCCAGCTCGCTACCTGTAATGCCGGAACTGCCGGCGAGCGCGCGGCAAGGGAAGACGCCGCCGCAGTGTTCGTCCGGGTGCTTGGTGAGATGGAGTCAGAAGGGCGTGCAATGGCAGAAGCTGCTGACCGTGCCAGATCCGCAGGGCTTACCTGTGAGCGAGTCTATGACGGAGTGAAAGCAGTAGCAGATCAAAAATGA
- a CDS encoding glycoside hydrolase family 104 protein, with product MARITADQAGGQNVLAFLDMLAWSEGTDHPRQRTLDQGYDVIVGGELFKGYADHPRRLVPLPRLGIKSTAAGRYQLLSRYFDAYKKQLGLPDFSPSSQDKIALQQIRERRALPDIQAGRIPEAIEKCRNIWASLPGAGYGQHEHKLESLIAHYLAAGGVLA from the coding sequence ATGGCGCGTATCACTGCCGACCAGGCGGGTGGCCAGAATGTGCTTGCATTCCTCGACATGCTCGCCTGGAGCGAGGGCACCGATCACCCTCGCCAGCGAACCCTCGATCAGGGGTATGACGTGATTGTTGGCGGCGAACTGTTCAAAGGCTATGCCGATCATCCGCGCCGGCTGGTGCCGCTACCTCGCCTCGGCATCAAGTCTACAGCGGCCGGCCGTTACCAGCTGTTATCGCGTTACTTCGATGCGTACAAGAAGCAACTCGGCTTGCCGGATTTCAGTCCGTCGAGCCAGGACAAGATCGCCCTGCAGCAGATCCGCGAGCGCCGCGCGCTGCCGGACATTCAGGCCGGGCGCATCCCCGAGGCCATCGAGAAGTGCCGCAACATTTGGGCAAGCCTGCCGGGCGCCGGGTACGGCCAGCACGAACACAAGCTCGAAAGCCTGATCGCTCATTACCTTGCAGCCGGTGGGGTGCTCGCATGA
- the queA gene encoding tRNA preQ1(34) S-adenosylmethionine ribosyltransferase-isomerase QueA, with translation MRVADFHFDLPESLIARHPLAERRASRLLQLDGPTGALRHGQFTDVLEQLRPGDLMVFNDTRVIPARLFGQKASGGKLEVLVERVLDQYRVLAHVRSSKSPKPGSQILIDGGAEAEMVARHDALFELRFAEPVLPLLERVGHMPLPPYIDRPDDEADRERYQTVYAQKAGAVAAPTAGLHFDDELLAAIRAKGVETAFVTLHVGAGTFQPVRVERIEDHHMHSEWLEVGQDVVDAVAACRARGGRVVAVGTTSVRSLETAARDGELKPFSGDTDIFIYPGRPFHVVDALVTNFHLPESTLLMLVSAFAGYAETMAAYREAVAQGYRFFSYGDAMFITRNPAARGPEV, from the coding sequence ATGCGTGTTGCCGATTTTCACTTCGACCTTCCCGAATCGCTGATTGCCCGTCATCCGTTGGCTGAGCGTCGTGCCAGTCGCCTGTTGCAGCTCGACGGGCCAACGGGTGCGCTGCGCCATGGCCAGTTCACCGATGTGCTGGAGCAACTGCGCCCCGGTGATCTGATGGTGTTCAACGACACGCGGGTGATCCCGGCGCGTCTGTTCGGCCAGAAGGCCTCGGGCGGCAAGCTGGAGGTGTTGGTCGAGCGTGTGCTCGATCAGTATCGGGTGCTTGCGCATGTGCGTTCGAGCAAGTCGCCCAAGCCGGGGTCGCAGATTCTTATCGACGGTGGCGCAGAGGCCGAGATGGTCGCGCGCCACGATGCGCTGTTCGAGCTGCGTTTTGCCGAGCCGGTGCTGCCGCTGCTGGAGCGTGTCGGCCATATGCCGCTGCCTCCTTATATAGACAGACCGGACGACGAAGCGGATCGTGAGCGTTATCAGACCGTCTATGCGCAGAAGGCGGGGGCCGTCGCTGCGCCGACTGCCGGTCTGCACTTCGATGACGAGCTGTTGGCGGCGATCCGTGCCAAGGGTGTGGAAACCGCATTCGTGACCTTGCACGTCGGTGCGGGCACCTTCCAGCCGGTGCGGGTCGAGCGTATCGAAGATCACCACATGCACAGCGAGTGGCTGGAGGTCGGCCAGGATGTGGTCGATGCTGTCGCCGCCTGTCGTGCGCGTGGCGGGCGCGTGGTTGCCGTGGGTACCACCAGCGTGCGTTCGCTGGAGACGGCCGCTCGCGATGGCGAGTTGAAACCCTTCAGCGGTGATACCGATATCTTCATTTATCCAGGACGCCCCTTCCATGTGGTCGATGCCCTGGTGACCAACTTCCACCTGCCCGAGTCGACCCTGCTGATGCTGGTGTCGGCCTTTGCCGGTTATGCCGAAACCATGGCCGCCTACCGCGAGGCCGTGGCGCAGGGCTATCGCTTCTTCAGTTACGGTGATGCCATGTTCATCACCCGCAATCCCGCCGCGCGCGGGCCCGAGGTTTGA
- the yajC gene encoding preprotein translocase subunit YajC produces the protein MSFFIPAAYADTAAAGPAGSGFEWVFLIGFLVIFYLMIWRPQAKRAKEHKNLLASLQKGDEVVTSGGIAGKVSKVADDFVVIEVSDSVELKFQKQAIAATLPKGTLKAI, from the coding sequence ATGAGCTTTTTCATCCCCGCCGCTTACGCTGACACCGCGGCTGCTGGCCCTGCCGGCAGCGGTTTCGAGTGGGTTTTCCTGATCGGCTTTCTGGTCATCTTCTATCTGATGATCTGGCGTCCGCAGGCCAAACGCGCCAAGGAACACAAGAACCTGCTCGCCAGCCTGCAGAAGGGCGACGAAGTGGTCACCAGCGGCGGTATCGCTGGCAAGGTGTCCAAGGTTGCCGACGATTTCGTGGTGATCGAAGTGTCCGACAGCGTCGAACTGAAATTCCAGAAGCAGGCCATCGCCGCCACTCTGCCCAAGGGCACGCTGAAAGCCATCTGA
- the tgt gene encoding tRNA guanosine(34) transglycosylase Tgt, with translation MSFELLATDGKARRGRLTFPRGVVETPAFMPVGTYGTVKGMLPRDIEAIGAQIILGNTFHLWLRPGMEVIKKHGDLHDFMQWQGPILTDSGGFQVFSLGAMRKIKEEGVYFASPVDGTKVFMGPEESMQVQRDLGSDIVMIFDECTPYPAEFDVAKRSMELSLRWAKRSKTAHGESSAALFGIVQGGMHEELRMRSLEGLCEIGFDGLAIGGLSVGEPKEEMIRVLDFLPPHMPADKPRYLMGVGKPEDLVEGVRRGVDMFDCVMPTRNARNGHLFVDTGVVKIRNAVHKHDDSSLDPSCDCYTCKHFSRAYLHHLDKCGEMLGSMLNTIHNLRHYQRVMAGLREAIGQGTLAAFVETFYAKRGLPVPPLD, from the coding sequence ATGTCCTTCGAGTTGCTGGCCACCGACGGCAAGGCCCGACGCGGTCGCCTGACCTTTCCGCGTGGCGTGGTGGAAACCCCGGCGTTCATGCCGGTGGGTACCTATGGCACGGTCAAGGGCATGTTGCCGCGTGATATCGAGGCCATTGGCGCGCAGATCATCCTCGGCAACACCTTCCACCTGTGGCTGCGTCCGGGCATGGAGGTGATCAAGAAACACGGCGACCTGCACGATTTCATGCAGTGGCAGGGGCCGATCCTCACCGACTCTGGCGGCTTTCAGGTGTTCAGCCTCGGTGCCATGCGCAAGATCAAGGAGGAGGGCGTGTACTTCGCCTCGCCGGTCGATGGCACCAAGGTGTTCATGGGGCCGGAAGAGTCGATGCAGGTACAGCGTGATCTGGGCTCGGACATCGTGATGATCTTCGATGAATGCACGCCGTACCCGGCCGAATTCGATGTAGCCAAGCGTTCCATGGAGCTGTCGCTGCGTTGGGCCAAGCGCTCGAAGACCGCACACGGTGAGAGCAGCGCAGCGCTGTTCGGTATCGTCCAGGGTGGCATGCATGAAGAGCTGCGCATGCGCTCGCTCGAAGGGCTTTGCGAAATCGGCTTCGACGGCCTGGCCATTGGCGGGCTGTCGGTCGGCGAGCCGAAGGAAGAGATGATCCGTGTGCTAGATTTTCTGCCGCCGCACATGCCGGCCGACAAGCCGCGCTACCTGATGGGCGTAGGCAAGCCGGAAGACCTGGTCGAGGGTGTGCGCCGTGGCGTGGACATGTTCGACTGCGTGATGCCGACGCGCAATGCGCGCAACGGCCACCTGTTCGTCGATACCGGCGTGGTGAAGATTCGCAACGCCGTGCACAAACACGACGACTCGTCGCTGGACCCGAGCTGCGACTGTTACACCTGTAAACATTTCTCGCGCGCTTATCTGCATCATCTGGACAAGTGCGGCGAAATGCTCGGTAGCATGCTCAATACCATCCATAACTTGCGGCATTATCAGCGGGTTATGGCTGGTTTGCGCGAGGCTATCGGACAGGGTACATTGGCCGCCTTCGTCGAAACCTTCTATGCCAAGCGCGGCCTGCCTGTGCCGCCGCTTGACTGA
- a CDS encoding substrate-binding periplasmic protein: protein MLALDERLPEQLQASRPLPPLRTQKLFREGALQIECCVSKHWRRDAGQGEVSLWTVPVLEAEEMLVFAPGRRFAYQRLQNLRGRSIATVRGYGYVGSEYFQRHDGADVQALIHLVAQGRSEVGILDRLEWRYLQHEHAMLQGARWQVEEGPTINRSQLRLRLHQQQANRLAAFNAAIRSLQADGTLARIVARYAPQAHVAGPVEIR from the coding sequence ATGCTCGCACTGGATGAGCGCTTGCCAGAACAGTTGCAAGCCAGTCGTCCCTTGCCGCCGCTGCGCACGCAGAAGCTGTTTCGCGAGGGGGCGCTGCAGATTGAGTGTTGCGTGAGCAAGCACTGGCGCCGTGATGCCGGGCAGGGTGAGGTGTCGTTGTGGACGGTGCCGGTGCTCGAGGCCGAGGAGATGCTGGTTTTCGCGCCAGGCAGGCGTTTTGCCTATCAACGGCTGCAGAATTTGCGTGGGCGTTCGATCGCGACCGTGCGTGGTTATGGCTACGTCGGCAGTGAGTATTTCCAGCGTCACGATGGTGCCGATGTGCAGGCGCTGATTCACCTGGTCGCGCAGGGGCGTAGCGAGGTCGGCATTCTGGATCGTCTGGAATGGCGCTACCTGCAGCATGAGCATGCGATGTTGCAGGGGGCTCGTTGGCAGGTAGAGGAGGGGCCGACGATCAATCGCTCTCAGTTGCGTCTGCGCCTGCATCAGCAGCAGGCGAACAGGTTGGCGGCCTTTAATGCTGCGATCCGTTCTCTGCAGGCCGATGGCACCCTGGCGCGTATCGTTGCCCGCTATGCCCCGCAGGCTCACGTGGCCGGGCCAGTGGAAATCCGGTAA
- a CDS encoding DUF7338 family protein, whose product MLTHVLRAALQWACLLPLRVLLILAGLFVVPLALPFRRVQGPPVPFSQAPGDWLLILLPAWAWLWSNDRDGAAGDKRGWWHLNAPFGLGAFHWFSMFWWLAIRNPANNPRFSPLFGCPVTECDYRHWGQAEVEDDPGKGGWRLLLATNRKTGRRYYGFYWVWQWSAARAVVVQLGFKPEPSDFAEDYSADLSRQWKGFTFEVNPWKEI is encoded by the coding sequence ATGCTGACCCATGTACTACGGGCGGCCCTGCAATGGGCCTGTCTGCTGCCGCTGCGTGTCCTGCTGATTCTGGCCGGGCTGTTCGTGGTGCCGCTCGCGCTGCCGTTTCGCCGCGTGCAGGGGCCGCCCGTGCCCTTCAGCCAGGCGCCCGGCGATTGGCTGCTGATCCTGCTGCCCGCGTGGGCCTGGCTGTGGAGCAACGACCGCGACGGCGCCGCCGGCGACAAGCGCGGCTGGTGGCACCTGAACGCGCCTTTCGGCCTGGGCGCCTTTCACTGGTTCTCGATGTTCTGGTGGCTGGCGATCCGCAACCCGGCGAACAACCCGCGTTTCTCGCCGCTGTTCGGCTGCCCCGTGACCGAATGCGACTATCGCCACTGGGGCCAGGCCGAGGTCGAAGACGACCCCGGCAAGGGCGGCTGGCGTCTGCTGCTGGCCACGAACCGCAAGACCGGCCGCCGCTACTACGGGTTTTATTGGGTGTGGCAGTGGTCGGCCGCGCGTGCGGTGGTCGTGCAGCTGGGCTTCAAGCCTGAGCCCAGCGACTTCGCCGAAGACTACAGCGCCGACCTGTCGCGACAGTGGAAGGGCTTCACCTTCGAAGTGAATCCCTGGAAGGAGATCTAG